The following are encoded in a window of Halosolutus halophilus genomic DNA:
- a CDS encoding MBL fold metallo-hydrolase translates to MEVGDVREVTAGNCSDLYYVDTGMYDTSEYGAVYILDDDRPAVVETGLGTNHGLILDALEEVGIDRTDLEVVAVTHIHLDHAGGAGFLADRCPNADIYVPAAGADLLVDPSRLVAGTKAAVGDQWEFYADPEPIPEDRVVEIEDGETIDLGEHELHVHEAPGHAFHQVVFEDPANDAVFTGDAAGIWVPETAEIRETTPPSNFDLEECLDDLETLAEIDPQVLLYTHFGPREVGDDLDRVLDEYATVLSDWVASVEETRAELEDDEAAVDHFRETAEMVDVWGERKARAEAAMNARGVLGYLDHRD, encoded by the coding sequence ATGGAAGTCGGAGACGTTCGCGAGGTTACGGCGGGGAACTGTTCGGACCTGTACTACGTCGACACCGGGATGTACGACACGAGCGAGTACGGCGCGGTCTATATCCTCGACGACGATCGACCCGCCGTCGTCGAGACCGGGCTGGGGACCAACCACGGACTGATCCTCGACGCGCTCGAGGAGGTCGGGATCGATCGGACGGACCTCGAGGTCGTCGCGGTCACGCACATCCACCTCGATCACGCCGGCGGAGCGGGCTTTCTGGCCGACCGGTGCCCGAACGCCGACATCTACGTGCCCGCCGCCGGTGCCGATCTGCTCGTCGATCCGTCGCGACTGGTCGCGGGAACGAAAGCCGCCGTCGGCGATCAGTGGGAGTTCTACGCGGACCCGGAGCCGATCCCCGAGGATCGGGTCGTCGAGATCGAGGACGGTGAGACGATCGATCTCGGCGAACACGAACTGCACGTTCACGAGGCACCGGGCCACGCGTTCCACCAGGTCGTCTTCGAAGATCCCGCGAACGACGCGGTCTTCACCGGCGACGCGGCCGGAATCTGGGTTCCCGAAACGGCGGAGATCAGGGAGACGACGCCGCCGTCGAACTTCGATCTCGAGGAGTGTCTCGACGACCTCGAGACGCTCGCGGAGATCGATCCCCAGGTCCTGCTGTACACCCACTTCGGCCCGCGCGAGGTCGGCGACGACCTCGATCGAGTCCTCGACGAGTACGCGACGGTGCTCAGTGACTGGGTGGCCTCAGTCGAGGAGACGCGGGCGGAACTCGAGGACGACGAGGCCGCGGTCGACCACTTCAGGGAGACCGCCGAGATGGTCGACGTCTGGGGCGAGCGCAAGGCCCGCGCGGAGGCGGCGATGAACGCCCGCGGCGTCCTCGGATACCTCGATCACCGCGATTGA
- a CDS encoding cation diffusion facilitator family transporter, translating to MADTVAGDGGRGGFARAAWVNVLGNVVKIVAEGAAGYVFGSVALLADAAHSLADLVASVVVLVWGRSAFDEPDDTHPHGHDRIEPLTALFVGAVIALLGLNLLYRSVEGLLYGTDIEFNTLLLAALGFAIVDMYLVYRYTVRINDRLQSTALAALATDCLNDIYTSVAAIVGVLGVLAGFPVLDPIAGALVSLLVVYQGVEIGSENVDYLIGAAPSAAKRTEITAALRDHPDVRGVHDLAVFYDGTVLEVEVHVEVEGDMPFRQAHDVESELVSRLRAIDDVGDAHVHLDPSGIGEWKDGRDRFDERIDDG from the coding sequence ATGGCGGACACTGTGGCCGGGGACGGCGGCCGGGGCGGATTCGCGCGAGCGGCGTGGGTCAACGTCCTCGGCAACGTCGTGAAGATCGTCGCCGAGGGTGCGGCGGGGTACGTTTTCGGAAGCGTCGCTCTGCTCGCCGACGCAGCGCACTCCCTCGCGGATCTCGTCGCCAGCGTCGTCGTTCTCGTCTGGGGGCGGAGCGCGTTCGACGAACCCGACGATACGCACCCGCACGGTCACGATCGGATCGAACCCCTGACGGCGCTATTCGTCGGTGCCGTCATCGCGCTCCTCGGGTTGAACCTGCTCTACCGGTCCGTCGAGGGATTGCTGTACGGAACCGACATCGAGTTCAACACGTTGCTCCTCGCAGCGCTCGGGTTCGCGATCGTCGACATGTACCTCGTCTACCGCTACACCGTCCGGATCAACGATCGCCTGCAGTCGACCGCACTCGCGGCACTCGCGACGGACTGCCTCAACGACATCTACACTTCGGTCGCCGCCATCGTCGGCGTCCTCGGCGTGCTGGCGGGGTTCCCGGTGCTCGATCCGATCGCCGGCGCGCTCGTCAGCCTGCTCGTGGTCTACCAGGGCGTCGAGATCGGTAGCGAGAACGTCGACTACCTGATCGGTGCGGCCCCGTCAGCCGCGAAGCGCACGGAGATCACGGCTGCGCTCCGGGACCATCCCGACGTCCGGGGCGTCCACGATCTGGCGGTCTTCTACGACGGCACCGTCCTCGAGGTCGAGGTCCACGTCGAGGTCGAGGGCGACATGCCGTTCCGGCAGGCCCACGACGTCGAGTCCGAACTGGTGAGCCGTCTGCGTGCGATCGACGACGTCGGCGACGCCCACGTTCACCTCGATCCCTCGGGCATCGGCGAGTGGAAGGACGGGCGCGATCGATTCGACGAACGGATCGACGACGGGTGA